In Terriglobia bacterium, the genomic window TCATCAAGCAGGTGGACGACGACACCGTTGGTGTCTTTGGGGAGATCGGTTCGTGGGATGAGATCACGGCCGACGAACGCAAGGTCTTCCGCGCGGTCGGCAGAGCGCATGCCGCGACGAACATGTCGATCTTTACGCACACCGGAATTCCCGGCAAATCGGCGATCGAGCAGCTCGATATCCTCGAGGACCAGGGCGTCAACCCGAACCGCGTCGTCATCGGACATCTCGGGAATCTGGTGGATAACAACGTGTACGTCCACAAGCAGATCTGCAGACGCGGCGCGTTCGTCGGTTTCGATCGCCAGGGTGGAAATGGCGACGCGCAACAGGTGCCGATGGTCATGGCGCTCATCGAGGCAGGTTTTGCCGATCATCTGATGTTTTCGGCGGATACCTCGAGCGGCTACGGTAAAACGATGACCGTTTTCCTGCCCAAGCTGAAAGCCGCCGGCGTCAGTGATCAGGTGCTGCACGGAATCACAGTCGACAACCCGCGCCGCTTTCTGGCGTTCGTTCCGAAACGGCCGCGAAAAAACGTCAAAGCTTAGCTTTGCGGGTACTGGAATCAGGCATGACTCCACAGTCTCTGCCGATGGTTTTTATCGTGGGTGGGGGATTCGCGGGATTGGCTGCCGCGAAGGCGTTGGCGCATGCTCCCGCCAGGATCACGCTGGTCGACCGCCGCAATCATCATGTTTTCCAACCGCTCCTCTATCAGGTTGCCACGGCTTCGCTGTCTCCCGCAGATATCAGCGCCCCGATTCGCAAAGTGGTGCGGCGGCAAAAGAACTGTCAGGTTGTCCTGGGAGAGGTGACGGCAGTCGATGTCGCCGGCCGCCGCCTGATCTTCGGTGATGCCTCGGCTCCATACGACTATTTGATTCTGGCGGCAGGCGCGACGGACACCTATTTCGGCCATGACCAATGGGCGTCGATCGCGCCGGGCCTGAAAAACATTGAGGACGCCATCGAGTTGCGGCGCAGGATTCTGCTGGCGTTCGAAACTGCGGAATATGAAGGAAGCGACGAGGAGCGCCGCGCCGTGTTGACCTTCGGCATCGTCGGCGGCGGGCCAACCGGAGTCGAACTGGCCGGCGCGATCAAGGAGATTGCGGGCCATACTCTGCCTCGGGATTATCGCCATATCGACACACGCACGACGCGCGTCATCATCTTCGAAGGAGGGCCGCGGTTGCTGGCTGCGTTTGCTCCGGAGTTACAGATCCGCGCTCAGAATGATCTGGAACGCCTGGGCGTCGAAGTCCGTCTGAATGCGATGGTGACAAACGTGACCCCCGAAGGCATTTCCATTGGTGCTGAATTCATTCCCGTCCGGAATGTATTCTGGGCGGCGGGTGTCAAAGCCAGTTCACTGGGGAAGACTCTTGGGGTTCCCACGGATCGCGCAGGGCGCGTGATTGTCGGCCCGGACCTGACCATACCGGGCCATCCTGAGGTTTTTGTCGCTGGCGATCTGGCCGCCGCGAGATCCGCAGACACCGGCAAACAGGTTCCCGGCGTGGCGCAGGGCGGTATCCAGATGGGCAGGTATGCGGGAGAGATGCTCGCCCTTGCTTTGCGGAACGGCTCCGACGCCGTGCAGCGCAAGCCTTTCGTCTATCACGACAAAGGCACGGTCGCCGTCATCGGGAAATCGAAAGCGGTCGTCGAAATCGGCCGCTTCAAATTCGGCGGCTTTTTTGCCTGGGTGCTCTGGGGCGGGATTCACATCGTGGCACTTATCGGCTTCCGCAATCGGTTGCAGGTTTTGATCAACTGGTTGTGGAACTGGCTATTCAATGCCCGTGACGCGCGGCTCATCACCGGCGATGTCCGCATCCATGTACACATTCCGCCGGGCGGAATCAGCCGCCCGAAGTAGACGACAATTGAAGCAATGAAGAAATCTCGAATTGATCCAATTTACATTTCTTATTCAGTCGTCAAAGCCATCGTGTCGTCCACGGTGAGGCGCTTCGGCGCTTTAGGATCCGGGCCGGAGTAAACGGCGATAATTTTGAAAGAGGACTCGGCGGCTTCCGCGGAGTAGGAATAGTTCGGCCGGGCCGGCATCGCGCTGAGGTCCCCGCTGGTGCGAAGTTCGTCGAGTGTAACGTACTTGCCGGTGGAGGCGAAATGCTGCCGCTCCGCCTTGGCCAACGCAAGCAGGTCGTTGCGCACGCCGGTGACATCGATAGTTGTTTGAGGATTGGAGCCGATCGCGGTTATCGATTGCGCCTGTTTCATGTAGACGTAGCCGCCGATTCCGACCACCACCACCAGCATAATGAATCCAAAAGCGCGTCCCATGGCGCATCAGTGTAGTGCAGTGACGGTTTTCGCGCCACAAAACGCGCACACAAAACAAAACACAAGAAGCACAAAAAATAGGCTGCGAGCCTGCTCCTTGTGCTTCTTGTGTTCCGTTCCCGGATCGCGTTTACGGTTGAAATGTTACCGGACCGGGGGAAGCGCGGTCTGATCCCCGGTATTGATGCATGTCGGATGGCCGAATCCACTGGCGCTATTACCGGTCCCGCCGGAAGGATTGGGCGTGATGTCGTAAATGATGTTATCCGGATGCATGGGATCCCCGCTGACGCCGCCGACGCCGGACAAGTGGTCCAGGCCCAGATTGTGTCGCACGCGCCATGCGATCATGTGATCGGCGCAGGAAGTGTCGCCGCTGACCCCAAGTCCGCCGACGAGTTGCTGATTCGGAACCGAGCCCGTGTAGAGCGACAACCCGCCGCCGAATACATTGACGCCGCCGATTTTATTGCCGACCATCGGATCATTATGGTCGCCGTAATGTTTGGAGTCACCGGCATAAGCCACACTGGTGTCCACCGGATTGCTTTCCTGCAAACCAAACAGGCTGCCTCCGGGCTGTACGGCCGAATACAAATTCGCCGTCGACAGGGAAAGGCCGTTCGGTTGCCCTGACGCGTTGGCAACCGAAGATCTATCGAGACTGAACAAATTGGCAGTATTTGCTTTTTGCGCCGCAATCGCCCGGCTGCCCAGCCACTGCGCTCCGAAGGAATTGCCGGAAAAGGCGACCGCGCAAACGGTTCCATCGCGACTGACGATCGTGGCCCACATGTTGTTATTCAGTCCGCTGGTCTCGGTCGTTACAGCGCTGATCAGAGCCGCTTGTAGAGCCGACCAGCTCGGGAGATTCTGACAGCCGGGGCCGCCCTGCGTAGAGTTACTCGCCGCAGTGCTAATCTGCGCCCATGCGGTTGTTCCGATGAATAGGCAGACCGAAAGCACCATCGCTACAATCAATTTCTGTTTCACTGAGTTCTCCTGAATTGTAAAAGTTGCCTGCGTATGCATCCGTACATGCGCATGGAGTTGTACTGATTGGCCGCACTCCCGGCGGCCAGAATTTGCTCTGTCCGACGAAGCTCAGTTGTTACTGGACGGAGATCGCGTTGTACCACAATCGGGAAGAATCAAACCACAGAAAAGTTGTTACAACGGAAGGAGCGTTGGCGCTTATCTAAAATATAAATAAATCAGGCGCATAAGAGCTTGACCGCGGGGCGACTGGCCGGGGTCCAAACTTCTGGTAGGATTAGGGGGTGACTTTAACCCGATTTCGAAACCCGTTTTTCCTGGCGTTGGCGCTCCTCGCCGTCATGGCGATCGCATCAGCCGCTCAGGCTCCGTCTGACCTGCATGAAACGTCCGCCGCTTCGGTGGCGTCATATGCGTTGCCGCAGTCGATGCCGGTGGATCCCGACGTCCTGGTGGGGACGCTGCCCAACGGTCTCCGCTATTACATTCGCGCGAACGGCAAGCCGGCGCACCGCGCCGAGCTGCGGCTCGTCGTCAAGGCCGGATCGGTTCTGGAAGACGACGATCAGCAGGGGCTGGCGCACTTCGTTGAACACATGGAATTCGAGGGCACCCGGCACTTTCCGCAGCAGGGGCTGCTGGATTTCCTGTCGTTGCTTGGTCTCGGCATCGGCCCGGATGCGAACGCGGCGACCAGCTACGACGATACCCAGTACACTCTGCGGATCCCGACCGACCGGGCCAATGTTCTCGATCGTGCGCTGCTTGTGCTCGAGGATTGGGCGCAGGGCGCCACCTTCGATCAAAGCGGGATCGACCGCGAGCGCGGTATCGTGCAGGCGGAATGGCGTTTACATCTCGACGCCGATGAACGCACGCAGGACAAACTGCTCGGAATCCAGCTTGCCGGATCACGCTATGCCGATCGGACGCCCATCGGTAAGCCCGACACTATCGAGCACGCGCAGCGGGAACAACTGATACGGTTCTACCACGACTGGTACCGCCCCGACTTGATGGCGGTGATCGTTGTCGGCGACGTCGACCGCGATGCCGTCGTGGCTATGATCAAGGAGCACTTCGGGTCGCTCTCCGCGCCGTCACCGGAACGGCCGCGTCCCAACTTCGACGTGCCCGAGCACCGCGGCACCCGCTACGCGATCGTGAGCGATAAGGAAGCCACCTCAACGGCGGTGCAGATCAGCGATCTGCGGCCCGCTCGCAACCAGGGATCGGTCGGCGGCTACCGCCAGATCATGATCGATCAGCTGTTTTCCGACATGCTCGGGGCCAGGCTCGACGAGCTCGCCCGCAGCGCGAATCCACCGTTCGGGAGAGCCGCTGCCAGCCGCGAACTGTTCCCGGCCCCGCGAACACGGGACGAAGCGGTGCTGCAGGCGGTCGTATCGAATGATGGGGTGACGAGCGGCCTGGCCGCACTCGTCACCGAGCTGAAGCGGCTCTCGCGGTTCGGTTTCACGGCGACCGAGCTTGCCCGCTCAAAGCAGGCGATGATGCTCGACTATGAGCGCGCCGTCACCGAAAGTCCCGACCGCGATTCGGCGAGCCGCGCCGACGAATACACCCGCAACTTCCTCGAATCCGAGGCGCTGCCGACGATCTGGCAGGAACTCGCATTCCATCGCCGTTTCCTCCCCGGCATCACGCTGGCCGAAGTCAACAAGCTGGCGGGGGATTGGTTTCCCGACGACAATCGGCTGGTGGTCGTCGCAGCGCCCGACGCGGCCGGCGTCGTACTGCCGGACCAGCGGCAACTCACGGCCACGGTGAACGCCGCGACGGCGAAGCGGCTGACGGCATACGTCGACACGGCGGCCGGGCAGACCCTGATGGCGTCGAAGCCGGCGGCCGGCACGATCGTCAAAACAACGCCGCACCCGGAAGCTGGAATCACCGAGTGGACGCTGTCGAATGGCGCAACCGTGGTGTTGAAACCGACGACGCTGCGGGAGGATCAAATCCTGTTCCAGGCCGTGGCGCCCGGCGGGACGTCGCTTGCGACCGACGCCGAGTTCATTCCGGCTCGTGTCGCGAGCGAAGTCGTTTCGGCGGGCGGCCTGGGACAGTTGAGCGCCGTCACGCTCGACAAGATTCTCTCGGGCAAGGCGGTCGCTGTCGTGCCGTTCATCAACGAGCTGGCCGAAGGGCTGCGCGGCGGCAGCACGCCTCCGGATCTCGAGACCATGTTCCAGCTGCTGTACCTGCGGTTCACGCAGCCGCGCGCCGATCCGACGGCATTCGCCGCGGTCGCCTCGCAGGCGCGCGCTCTCCTGGCGAACCGGATGGCGAGCCCGGATGTCGTGTTCAATCAGACGATCGACGCCGCGTTCAGCGGCGATAGTCCGCGGCGGCGGCCCGAGACCCCGGCCAACGTCGATCAGTGGAGTCTTGCGAAATCGCTGGCGTTCTACAAAGCGCGCTTCGCGGACGCCAGCAATTTCACCTTCGTCTTCGTCGGCAGCTTCACGCCCGAAACCATCCGGCCGCTGGTCGAGACCTACCTTGCCAGCCTTCCGGCGACGCACGCCCACGAGACCAGCCGCGACCTCGGCATCACGCTGCCGTCCGGCATCGTCGAGAAGACGATCGAAAAAGGCATCGCCCCGAAAAGCGAAGTGGCGATCGTGTTTTCCGGACCATTCGAGCCCGACGATCCGCATGCCCTGGCGCTGCGGACGATGACGGAAATCCTGGAGTCCCGGCTGTTCGAAACCATCCGTCAGGAACTGGGCGGCACCTACAGCATCACGGCAGAACCGGACATCGGGAAGTTTCCGCACCCGCAGTACGTCATGCGGATCGATTGGACCTGCGATCCGGCGCAGACCGGCGCGCTGGTCCGCCGCGTGTTCGACGAGATTGCGTCCTTCAAGGCCATACGGTTGTCGGAAATGCAAATGACATTGGTTCGCCAGGGCCTGTTGCGCGAATTCGAGCGGAACAGTCAGGACAACAGCTACTTCCTGAACGAGATCACCCGCCGGTACCAGGAGGGCGACACCGCCAATCTCGCCGCGATCGCCAATCTGCCGGACCGTATCAAGATGTTGACCGGCGCCGAGCTCTACGATGCCGCACAGACCTATCTCGACACCGACCGGTATGTGAAGGTCATCCTGATGCCGGAACGGTAGGAACCTGCAGGCGCGGTCTAAGACCGCGCGCTGTGAATGAATTCAGGCCGTAGGGGGCTGTTCGTCTGTAGCCCCGGCCGGGCTTTGCACATAAAGTTGAAGAGGTGGACATTCCCCGCCTTTCCAAGGCGGGGTGGCTGCGCCACCAATAAAACGGTCCCGTTCCTTAGCGGCGCAGACGGGGCGGTTAGTAACTTCAACAAATAAGGTGCGCTACGCGGTTCCTGGATAACCTTTATTAGTGCTTCGCCCTGTCGGGCTCGCGCTTCGCGTATTAGTGCTTCGCCCTGTCGGGCTCGCGCTTCGCGCCCTCCGGCGCTAACTCGATCACAGCTTGATAGACCGAACCACAGCAAATCTCGGCGAACCCTGGATTTTTGTGCAAAGCCAATCGAAAAGGAATTTATGGAGTCCAAATATGTTGCCACGGTTGGTACCGTCGACTGAAGGAGGATTCTGTTTTGAGAGTCAGTCACATTTTTTTGCGGTCTGGGGCGTTTATGTTGCTGGCCGGCGGGTTCGCATTTCCCGTCTTCGCGCAAGTTCCGGTTCCGCCGGGGCGTATTGCCCAGCAAATCATCGTCAATAGTCAGCCGGCGAATGGCGCCTATGTCCGAAACGCTGCAGGCGGAATGCAAGCCTTTACCTGCGACAGTCCACAGCGTTACACCACTCCGGACGGCTCGGCGCAAGGCTGGGCTTGTTATGATCAACGGACCGCAACCTTTTTGCTGAATGCCTTGCCGCCTGCCCAAGCCCAGTCCGCCCCGCGGCCGGCGCCGTTGCCCGCGCCTTCGCAGGCGCCGCTTCCCCAGACACCGGGCGTGGTCCGCGCGCCGGCCTCTCCTTACCCCGGCTATCCAGCCGCCGGCTTCCCACAACCGCGGCTTTCAGGGAAAGTAAAGATCGACACGAAGCGGAAGGACGTTATGGTCTACGTCGACGGTGGCTTTGCAGGTCGAATCAAAGACCTCAAGAAGTTTTCACTGCCCGCCGGAAACCACGACATCGAGCTGCGCGACACCAAGGGGCAAACGATTTTTAAAGAACAGGTGCAGGTCATTCCGCAAGAGACCGTCGAGGTGAGACCCACCGCTTGATGCACTCCACTGAATTGTTTGGGTGGAAAAAAACCGGGGGCCGAAGCCCCCGGGAAAGAGGTTGTTGCACCGCGATCCAATCGATTCCTTTGTCGATGAACCTGCCTGACCCGGATCATTCGATAACTGAAGCACGCTACGTGGTCCTTGGCCTATCGAGCCGGTTTCGTCTTTTGGTTGTCTGTTATTACGATGCGCGAAGAATACGACTTTTCCAAAGCGATCCGTGGAGTCACCGGGGCACGCTACGCTGAAGGAACAAATGTGGTCCGGATCGATCCGGATGTTGCTGAGATCTTTCCTGACGCCAAAGCTGTAAACGAGGCTCTTCGAACCTTTGTTCGTCTTACCCGGCGCGAAACTCCCGCGCGTTTCCGCAAAATGCATCGTACAAAACGGTAACGCTATTGGGTTCGAGAGCTCGGTCATGGCGAGAGCAGCACGAAGGGCCGGAAGATCGCGGCGACAAAACGGTTGAATGTTATGTCTGGAGTCCGTCCCAGGACCAGTGTGGGACTCTGAGGCCGCTCGGTACATCAGCGGCGGTCTGATGGTAGCGCGACATCGTTGTCGTGGTCGCCCAGGCGAAGTAATCGTACAAGACTTGCCGCAAGGCGCTTCGGTATCGCCGAATTTCTGAAATATGGCAATGATGTTGCAGAATGTACAAGCGGACACACTCACTAAGGCTATGAGGTCGATTTTCTCGTTGGAGATCGTATCGGCATCGAAGTGAAGGCTTCGAAGCGGGTGTCCTCAGCCGATATGAAAGGACTGCAGGCTCTCTCGGAGGAAATAAAGCTGAAGAAGCAGATTGTCGCATCGACCGAACCGCTGGAGCGCATAACCGACGAGGGAATTACAGTCCTTCCCGTAAGAACAACAGCTATGGGAAGACCGCCTGCTCGAGTGACCATCGCACGTGATGTGCGATGAAAGTGCAAATGGCCGCATGTGCATGTCGATGCTTGCGCGATTCAAGGCATCCAACGTGGTGTGTCTTCGGACCAATGCAAGCTGTTAGTGGGACAGCTTCCGATAGACAAACGCGCCGAATGGGAACAGGGCAATCAGTACTACGGCGCCAACGACAGGCAAGGTCAGACTGATGATGCCGCCATCCGCTGAAGCATACTGCACTTCATGGCGGCCATGGATCAGGATCATGCTCCAGATCGGCAACATAACGCCGAAGACGGCGAACGAGCTGAGACCTGTGAGAAGGGATATGCCGGTGGCCGCAGATAGTTTGAGGAACTTCATTCGGGGCGTCAGTGTATAACGCTGCGTAACGGGTGACAAGAAATTCGCCAGGGCCTGTGCGCACCGGAGTCAGCATGACTGTCACATGGTCAAAGCGATGTCGGCGTTCTGCCGTTCTTCTGTCCAGGCCTGAACTGCCACTGTTGGATCGCCTGAATTGCGCTATCGGTCAGACCGGATGGCAGTCCGCGCATGACACGCAGCACATCTACCGTGCCGTGACTCCGGATAACCACTTGCAGGCAACCTTGGATGTCATACCGTCAAACCCAGGAAGCAGAGCGGTTGCTTCCCACTCAATCAAGAGTCGTTGTAATCTGTGAGGCATCGTATGCAGCAGAAGTGCATCCTCTTATCTCTACTGATCGCATTCTTTGGAGCCGGAATGCCGTGCATGGCGCAGACACCAGCGATAGTGAGCCAATCGCCATGCCCGTTCACCACGTTCCAAGCTCAGGCGGCGTTCGTGAAGCGGTATTACACCCAGAGCGAATATGATGCCGCTAAGAACAGCCGCATTATTGAATGTTTCAGGATTCAATACCTCAGTGATGGGCTGAAGGTCGTGGGCTTCCTGGTCAAGCCTCGCACTATGCAAGACAAGCGGTATCCAGTCATCATTTACAACCGTGGCGGTCTGCTGGATGTTGGCAAGATTGACGCCTCGAACATCCTGGAACTTTTATCAGCTAGCCTCCGGCGGATTCATCATTCTGGCCTCACAGTAGCGGGGAAATGATGGTGGAGAAGGCCGGGAGGAACTTGGTGGCGCGGATGTGGATGATGTGACCAACCTGCTGGCCATCGCCGCTGGCTTGCCGTATGCCGATGCAAAGAACGTCTTCTTCTATGGCCTTTCCCGTGGCGGCATGATGACCTTTCTTGCCCTTCGGCATGGCGCGGTCGTGAACGCGGCGGCGGTAGTTGGCGCCGTCTATGATTTGCAGGATGCGCTGAACACCATAAAGCGCCAGTCCCCCGCCCTTGCTGAAAGGCCGGAGAAAGTGAATGTACCGCTGCTGATGATCCATGGCGGGCAGGATGATGAAGTTCCTGTGGCCCAGGCACTCGCCTTCGCCGGAAAGGTCAATGCGCTGCATAAGCAATATCAGCTACTCGTGTACGACGATGATATTCATGAAGCGGCGCAGCATCGGGAGGAGCGGGATGCGGCCATTGTCGGTTGGTTCAAGCGGTTTACGAAATGACTTGGCTGGCAGCAACTAACAGTGTGAAGTCTGTTTTCGCCTACATCTTAAGGAACCTGCCGAAGCCGTCCCGCGGTCCGCGCCACCCTCTAACCGGCGCATCATCCGGCGTCGGGCGAGCGCATGGTATCTGTAGGCTTTGCACAAAAAATCGATAGATGGACATTCCCCGCCTTTCCAAGAGGGGCGGTTAGTAACTTCAACAAAATAAGGTGCGCTGCGCGGTTCCTTGATAACCGCTATTACTGTTTCGCCCTATCGGACTCGCGCTTCGCGCCCGCCCTCGCGTTCTAACGTTTTGATCGTCGGACATCCCCGCCTTGAAAGGCGGGGATGTCCACGCCACTCATTGTTTTGAGGGACGAGCAAAACTCGGCTTTGCCCAACAAGAGGGGAACGGAGGGATGCTTGCCGGGTGGAGTTGCGTCTTTGGGGCTTTTTGGCTCGCGAGTGCATGGCAGCGCCGGAGAGCGCAGCGATCTGCTGAGCATTCGCGCCGACCTTGTTATGGCTGACGCTCCTGTGCCGATTCGCCGCCGGGAATCCGCCCGCTGCCGGACCGGGGGCAAGAGCCGGCACACTGAAGAGCCCCCGGCGTGCGCCGGGGACCCTTGCTCATGTAGCAGGGTTCAGCTTACCGGCTGACCTGTAGGCTGGTTCCACCACCAGGGGCGCCTCTGCCGCTGTCACCGCTGGAGACAACCTTGACCCAGAGTGCATCCTTGTCCTTGAAGTACGAGGTGTCGCTGGCCTTGCGCAGCGCATCCAGGCTGTCCTGAGGCGTACCCGAGGCTGCGGCGGTAAATCCCGGCAGCTCAAAGATCACCCACGAGCCGCGATCCAGTTCCGTCAGGGAGAGGGACACGTTCGGCCTTTCGGTGGTTACCTTGATCTCGGTACCGGCTCGTACGGTGCCTGAGGTTATGGTGTACTCCTTGCCATTGCGGCTCAGAACGATCGGCGGCTGAGCAGGTGCAGCAGCAGCTCCGCCTCGACCACCAGCACCGCCAGGAGCTGCGCCTCTAGCACCAGCTCCGCCGGGACCAGCAGCTGCACCACGAGCGCCAGCTCCGCCAGGACCAGCAGCCGCGCCGCGAGCGCCACGTGCGCCAGCTCCAGGAGCTGCGCCACGAGCGCCGCCACCACCGCCGCCAACATTCATGCGCCCAACATCACCCTTGCACACCGCAGCGTTCCAGGTGGGCTTAATCTCACAGGCTCCTGTGTCGACTGCGATGCTGTCGTGGACGCCGTCATTGATGAGAACGTAGGACTCGGGACCGCCGCCGAACGAGCCGTCGTGGTCGCGGATCGCGGCGGTCTTATAGGCCGTGCTGCCTCCATTATCGTTGGCCCACTTACGCTCCATCGGCGGGAAATACACCGGCTTAGCGTTGACGAATTTCACGTGATCGACGGCGTTGTTGGAGCTGACCCCGAAGCTGGCATAAAACAGGACAGTTATCGCTCCCGACTTGCGAGTGGCGTTGTCCTGGTAATTCACGAACGTGGTATTCACCACATCATGACGGTAATCGTAGTACTCGTAGCCGTGGATCGGGTAATCCGGGATTTCGGGCTTCGGCAAGCTGCGGCCGTAGGCCTTTTCCGCGTCAGTCCTGGGGTTGCCGATATTCTCGGTTTCGCCCACGAACAGCGAGTCAACGACCTTTGACGTAAAGGCATAACGACCGAATTCGCCGGACGCGTGCGTAAAGCCGTTAGCGTTGTCGGCCAGCTTCACGTTCCTGAATACGTGCATCTCACCGCGGCCCCAGATGGCGCCATTCCGGTTCTTGTAGGCGGTGAGATCCTGGAAGACCGATTCCACCGCCGTGCTGTTCGCGTCAGCGGGATTTTCATGGCCGGTCTGCGAGCTGCCGGTAACACCGAAATGGCCATCAGGCCCAACGTTTCGGTCGAACATGAACGAGTCGTAGTTGGAGTGGGCGACGTTGCCCTTGAACTCACGGAATGGCGTTCGACGTGGCCAGGTCTTCGCGCTGATCTCCGTGCCTTCGAACTTACCCGTCGGGTGCTCCGGCAATGACATCCAGAAGCCGTTCGCGTCGGAACCCGCGGCCACGTTATCCCGGTAGATGTTGTCCGGATTGGTGATCCAGAAAGTCGCCGCCGTGTTGTCCGAGGGAAGCAGGATGTCCTTGGCATTCTGGCCATTCCCTCCCGCTCGGGGTTCTCCGGCTGCAGCGAGGTTTGTCGGGACGCACGGCGCTTCCGGATGACACTTGGTCAGGATCCCCAGGTTGTGCACGAACTGGTTGTCGTGCTCCACGCCGTCCTCCAGGAAGAAACAGTGACCAATGCTGTTGTA contains:
- a CDS encoding NAD(P)/FAD-dependent oxidoreductase, producing MTPQSLPMVFIVGGGFAGLAAAKALAHAPARITLVDRRNHHVFQPLLYQVATASLSPADISAPIRKVVRRQKNCQVVLGEVTAVDVAGRRLIFGDASAPYDYLILAAGATDTYFGHDQWASIAPGLKNIEDAIELRRRILLAFETAEYEGSDEERRAVLTFGIVGGGPTGVELAGAIKEIAGHTLPRDYRHIDTRTTRVIIFEGGPRLLAAFAPELQIRAQNDLERLGVEVRLNAMVTNVTPEGISIGAEFIPVRNVFWAAGVKASSLGKTLGVPTDRAGRVIVGPDLTIPGHPEVFVAGDLAAARSADTGKQVPGVAQGGIQMGRYAGEMLALALRNGSDAVQRKPFVYHDKGTVAVIGKSKAVVEIGRFKFGGFFAWVLWGGIHIVALIGFRNRLQVLINWLWNWLFNARDARLITGDVRIHVHIPPGGISRPK
- a CDS encoding heme-binding protein; this encodes MKQKLIVAMVLSVCLFIGTTAWAQISTAASNSTQGGPGCQNLPSWSALQAALISAVTTETSGLNNNMWATIVSRDGTVCAVAFSGNSFGAQWLGSRAIAAQKANTANLFSLDRSSVANASGQPNGLSLSTANLYSAVQPGGSLFGLQESNPVDTSVAYAGDSKHYGDHNDPMVGNKIGGVNVFGGGLSLYTGSVPNQQLVGGLGVSGDTSCADHMIAWRVRHNLGLDHLSGVGGVSGDPMHPDNIIYDITPNPSGGTGNSASGFGHPTCINTGDQTALPPVR
- a CDS encoding insulinase family protein → MTLTRFRNPFFLALALLAVMAIASAAQAPSDLHETSAASVASYALPQSMPVDPDVLVGTLPNGLRYYIRANGKPAHRAELRLVVKAGSVLEDDDQQGLAHFVEHMEFEGTRHFPQQGLLDFLSLLGLGIGPDANAATSYDDTQYTLRIPTDRANVLDRALLVLEDWAQGATFDQSGIDRERGIVQAEWRLHLDADERTQDKLLGIQLAGSRYADRTPIGKPDTIEHAQREQLIRFYHDWYRPDLMAVIVVGDVDRDAVVAMIKEHFGSLSAPSPERPRPNFDVPEHRGTRYAIVSDKEATSTAVQISDLRPARNQGSVGGYRQIMIDQLFSDMLGARLDELARSANPPFGRAAASRELFPAPRTRDEAVLQAVVSNDGVTSGLAALVTELKRLSRFGFTATELARSKQAMMLDYERAVTESPDRDSASRADEYTRNFLESEALPTIWQELAFHRRFLPGITLAEVNKLAGDWFPDDNRLVVVAAPDAAGVVLPDQRQLTATVNAATAKRLTAYVDTAAGQTLMASKPAAGTIVKTTPHPEAGITEWTLSNGATVVLKPTTLREDQILFQAVAPGGTSLATDAEFIPARVASEVVSAGGLGQLSAVTLDKILSGKAVAVVPFINELAEGLRGGSTPPDLETMFQLLYLRFTQPRADPTAFAAVASQARALLANRMASPDVVFNQTIDAAFSGDSPRRRPETPANVDQWSLAKSLAFYKARFADASNFTFVFVGSFTPETIRPLVETYLASLPATHAHETSRDLGITLPSGIVEKTIEKGIAPKSEVAIVFSGPFEPDDPHALALRTMTEILESRLFETIRQELGGTYSITAEPDIGKFPHPQYVMRIDWTCDPAQTGALVRRVFDEIASFKAIRLSEMQMTLVRQGLLREFERNSQDNSYFLNEITRRYQEGDTANLAAIANLPDRIKMLTGAELYDAAQTYLDTDRYVKVILMPER